The following coding sequences lie in one Microvirga sp. 17 mud 1-3 genomic window:
- a CDS encoding NADP-dependent isocitrate dehydrogenase, whose translation MAKIKVANPVVELDGDEMTRIIWHFIKEKLIHPYLDIDLKYYDLGIEHRDATNDKVTVEAAEAIKKYGVGVKCATITPDEARVKEFNLKEMWKSPNGTIRNILGGVIFREPIICKNVPRLVPGWTQPIIVGRHAFGDQYKATDFKVPGKGRLTIKFEGEDGTVIEKEVFKFPDAGVAMAMYNLDESIRDFARASMNYGLNRKYPVYLSTKNTILKAYDGRFKDIFQEVYENEFKQKFEAAGITYEHRLIDDMVASALKWSGGYVWACKNYDGDVQSDTVAQGFGSLGLMTSVLMTPDGKTVEAEAAHGTVTRHYREHQKGKETSTNSIASIFAWTRGLAHRAKLDDNADLAKFANTLEKVCVDTVESGYMTKDLALLVGAEQKWLSTTGFLDKIDENLKKAMAA comes from the coding sequence GGTCGTCGAACTCGACGGCGACGAGATGACCCGTATCATTTGGCACTTCATCAAAGAAAAGCTGATCCACCCCTATCTCGACATCGACCTCAAGTACTACGACCTCGGCATCGAGCATCGCGACGCCACCAACGACAAGGTCACGGTCGAGGCCGCGGAAGCCATCAAGAAGTACGGCGTCGGCGTGAAGTGCGCCACCATCACGCCGGACGAAGCCCGCGTGAAGGAGTTCAACCTCAAGGAGATGTGGAAGTCGCCGAACGGCACGATCCGTAACATCCTGGGCGGTGTGATCTTCCGCGAGCCGATCATCTGCAAGAACGTTCCGCGCCTCGTGCCCGGCTGGACGCAGCCGATCATCGTCGGCCGCCATGCCTTCGGCGACCAGTACAAGGCCACCGACTTCAAGGTGCCCGGCAAGGGCCGCCTGACGATCAAGTTCGAGGGCGAGGACGGCACGGTCATCGAGAAGGAAGTCTTCAAGTTCCCGGACGCCGGCGTCGCCATGGCGATGTACAACCTCGACGAGTCGATCCGCGACTTCGCCCGCGCGTCGATGAATTACGGCCTGAACCGCAAGTACCCGGTCTACCTCTCCACGAAGAACACGATCCTCAAGGCCTATGACGGCCGCTTCAAGGACATCTTCCAGGAAGTCTACGAGAACGAGTTCAAGCAGAAGTTCGAAGCCGCCGGCATCACCTACGAGCACCGCCTCATCGACGACATGGTGGCCTCGGCCCTCAAGTGGTCGGGCGGCTATGTGTGGGCCTGTAAGAACTACGACGGCGACGTGCAGTCCGATACGGTCGCGCAGGGCTTCGGCTCGCTCGGCCTCATGACCTCCGTGCTGATGACGCCGGACGGCAAGACCGTCGAGGCGGAAGCCGCGCACGGCACCGTCACCCGTCACTACCGCGAGCACCAGAAGGGCAAGGAGACCTCGACGAACTCCATCGCGTCGATCTTCGCCTGGACCCGCGGCCTCGCGCACCGCGCGAAGCTCGACGACAATGCGGACCTCGCCAAGTTCGCCAACACCCTCGAGAAGGTCTGCGTCGACACGGTCGAATCCGGCTACATGACGAAGGACCTCGCGCTCCTGGTCGGCGCCGAGCAGAAGTGGCTCTCCACCACGGGCTTCCTCGACAAGATCGACGAGAACCTCAAGAAGGCGATGGCCGCGTAA
- a CDS encoding GFA family protein has protein sequence MTEPQHYPATGGCQCGAVRYALRSAPTGAGICHCRMCQKAFGNYFGAFAGVPMADLVWTRGEPGMFRSSEAAERGFCRDCGTPLTFRYRESGRISVSIGSLDAPEGIRPEIQYGIESRLPAFENLHALPGERTEDAVTPEDLIRMTSRQHPDHD, from the coding sequence GTGACCGAACCTCAGCACTACCCCGCAACCGGAGGCTGCCAGTGCGGCGCGGTGCGCTATGCCCTGCGCTCCGCGCCGACCGGCGCCGGCATCTGCCATTGCCGCATGTGCCAGAAGGCCTTCGGCAACTACTTCGGCGCCTTCGCGGGGGTTCCGATGGCGGACCTCGTCTGGACCCGGGGCGAGCCGGGCATGTTCAGGAGTTCCGAGGCGGCCGAGCGGGGTTTCTGCCGCGATTGCGGCACCCCGCTCACCTTCCGCTACCGTGAGAGCGGGCGCATCTCCGTGTCGATCGGAAGCCTCGACGCGCCGGAGGGGATCCGGCCCGAGATCCAGTACGGCATCGAGAGCCGCCTGCCCGCCTTCGAGAACCTGCACGCGCTCCCGGGCGAGCGGACGGAGGACGCGGTGACGCCGGAGGATCTCATCCGGATGACCTCGCGCCAGCACCCCGACCACGACTGA
- a CDS encoding SDR family oxidoreductase, with protein sequence MTTLVNKTAIVTGASSGIGYATAKLFAQEGARVVVAARRSDALERLVREIEEAGGTALAVAGDVREEAFAKRLVDTATERFGGLDIALNNAGTNGEMGPTPGLTLDGWNEALAVNLTAAFLGAKYQIPAMMERGGGSLIFTSTFVGHTAGFPGAASYAASKSGLIGLTQALAVEFGSQGIRVNALLPGGTDTPMAEAWMPTPDARAFVEGLHALKRLARPDEIARAALFLASDASSFTTGAALLADGGVSVNRT encoded by the coding sequence ATGACGACACTCGTGAACAAGACCGCCATCGTGACGGGCGCCAGCTCCGGAATCGGCTACGCGACCGCGAAGCTCTTCGCCCAAGAGGGTGCACGGGTTGTGGTGGCGGCGCGCCGGTCCGATGCGCTGGAGCGGCTGGTGCGCGAGATTGAAGAGGCGGGCGGTACTGCGCTCGCAGTCGCGGGCGACGTGCGCGAGGAGGCCTTCGCCAAGAGGCTTGTCGACACCGCGACCGAGCGCTTCGGCGGGCTCGATATCGCGTTAAACAATGCGGGCACCAACGGCGAGATGGGCCCGACGCCGGGCCTCACCCTCGATGGATGGAACGAGGCGCTCGCCGTCAATCTCACGGCGGCGTTCCTGGGCGCCAAATACCAGATCCCGGCCATGATGGAGCGGGGAGGCGGGTCGCTGATCTTCACGTCTACCTTCGTGGGCCACACGGCCGGCTTTCCGGGCGCTGCCTCCTATGCGGCGAGCAAGTCGGGGCTGATCGGGCTCACGCAGGCGCTTGCCGTTGAGTTCGGCTCCCAAGGCATCCGCGTGAACGCGCTCCTGCCCGGCGGCACCGATACGCCGATGGCAGAGGCCTGGATGCCGACGCCCGATGCGCGCGCCTTCGTGGAAGGCCTCCACGCTCTCAAGCGCCTGGCGCGCCCGGACGAGATCGCCCGCGCGGCGCTCTTTCTGGCGTCAGACGCATCGAGCTTCACGACCGGCGCGGCGCTCCTCGCCGATGGCGGCGTGTCCGTCAACCGGACGTAA
- a CDS encoding VWA domain-containing protein — protein MRLSFLVSAALLCALLGMTQGNAQEKGAAPTVLVIDASNSMWGRIDGKAKMEVARDAVSALVGTLPKGARLGIVAYGHRRAGDCGDIETILPVGAVDEAKVQALASRLTPRGKTPITAALKEAAGQLPAGKPGNVIIVTDGVETCKGDPCALAEELKRRNAGFVAHVIGFDVSAVERPKLSCIAERTGGTFLAASNAGELGQALKTTVQAKPKAAVVTRAVPLEATEGGRPVSDATFTITRDGEAGAFAEGTFSSIALPPGRYRISAISGAKAGQVGVNVTRDAPGRIVVPLAGELPKASLEPVKASVPATGMVDVRWTGPNGQGDYISLASSTGEPLEIRQFSYTADGNPLKVRVPGEPGDYELRYVHDALGAVLARAKITVTAVTATIEAPAKGAAGSEIAVSFKGPDAAEDWVGLAKPGTDANAFEGSSWVYAQNGSPATLRLPAEPGIYEVRYISGLDPKILASRKVEVTAASAALSSPPKAMAGSMIPVGFQGKGGGDTFVGIVKKGAPAQAWISYEYPQDREQVVLHVPGEPGAYEVRFVLESGGVYKILAASPLTVEPARATVTAPDRIKAGAEITVAYTGPIGAGDYIAISAPSEADNGAAQFQSVDAAAPRIVMAAPDEPGLYEVRYVMAAPGLDGDKVIARKALKVE, from the coding sequence ATGCGTCTCAGCTTTCTTGTATCGGCCGCTCTGCTTTGCGCGCTTCTTGGAATGACCCAAGGGAATGCGCAGGAAAAGGGTGCGGCTCCGACCGTCCTTGTCATCGATGCTTCGAACAGCATGTGGGGGCGGATCGACGGCAAGGCGAAGATGGAGGTCGCGCGGGATGCGGTTTCGGCTCTCGTCGGAACTCTCCCGAAGGGCGCGCGCCTCGGCATCGTAGCCTATGGGCATCGCCGTGCAGGCGATTGCGGCGATATCGAAACCATCCTTCCGGTCGGTGCCGTGGATGAAGCGAAGGTGCAGGCGCTCGCAAGTCGGCTGACGCCCCGGGGCAAGACGCCGATCACCGCCGCTCTGAAGGAGGCGGCGGGCCAGCTTCCGGCCGGCAAGCCGGGCAATGTCATCATCGTTACGGACGGGGTCGAAACCTGCAAGGGCGATCCCTGCGCGCTCGCCGAGGAGCTCAAGCGCCGGAATGCCGGCTTCGTCGCGCATGTGATCGGCTTCGATGTTTCGGCCGTGGAACGGCCAAAACTCTCCTGCATCGCGGAGCGCACGGGCGGCACGTTCCTGGCCGCTTCGAATGCCGGCGAACTTGGACAGGCCCTGAAGACCACCGTTCAGGCAAAGCCGAAAGCGGCCGTCGTCACCCGCGCGGTGCCGCTTGAGGCGACGGAAGGAGGACGGCCCGTATCCGACGCGACCTTCACGATCACCCGCGACGGCGAGGCCGGCGCTTTCGCGGAGGGGACGTTCTCCAGCATCGCGCTTCCGCCCGGCCGCTACCGGATATCCGCCATCTCGGGCGCAAAGGCCGGGCAGGTGGGCGTGAATGTCACCCGTGATGCGCCCGGCCGGATTGTCGTGCCGCTTGCGGGCGAGTTGCCCAAGGCGAGCCTGGAGCCGGTCAAGGCCAGCGTGCCCGCCACCGGCATGGTCGACGTGCGATGGACCGGGCCGAACGGTCAGGGCGATTACATCTCTCTCGCGTCGTCGACCGGCGAGCCGCTGGAGATCCGGCAGTTCAGCTACACGGCGGATGGAAATCCCCTGAAGGTCCGTGTGCCGGGCGAGCCAGGCGACTACGAGCTGCGTTACGTCCATGATGCGCTGGGCGCCGTGCTGGCCCGCGCGAAGATCACCGTCACGGCCGTGACGGCGACGATCGAGGCGCCCGCGAAGGGCGCGGCCGGCTCCGAAATCGCTGTGTCGTTTAAGGGGCCCGATGCGGCGGAGGACTGGGTCGGCCTTGCTAAACCCGGCACGGATGCCAACGCCTTTGAGGGCAGCTCCTGGGTCTATGCGCAGAACGGCTCCCCCGCGACGCTGCGCCTGCCGGCCGAGCCGGGCATTTACGAAGTCCGCTATATCTCGGGTCTCGACCCGAAGATCCTGGCCTCCCGCAAGGTCGAGGTCACGGCCGCGAGCGCCGCCCTGTCGTCTCCTCCCAAGGCCATGGCCGGCTCCATGATTCCGGTCGGCTTCCAGGGCAAGGGCGGCGGCGACACCTTCGTGGGCATCGTCAAGAAGGGCGCGCCCGCGCAGGCGTGGATTTCCTATGAATATCCGCAGGACAGGGAGCAGGTCGTCCTGCATGTTCCGGGCGAGCCCGGCGCCTACGAGGTGCGGTTCGTGCTGGAATCGGGCGGCGTCTACAAGATCCTTGCCGCGAGCCCTCTCACGGTCGAACCGGCCCGCGCGACGGTTACGGCGCCGGACCGTATCAAGGCGGGCGCGGAGATCACGGTGGCCTATACCGGCCCCATAGGGGCGGGGGACTATATCGCCATTTCGGCCCCCTCGGAGGCCGACAATGGGGCGGCGCAGTTCCAGTCCGTGGATGCGGCTGCGCCTCGCATCGTCATGGCGGCGCCCGACGAGCCTGGCCTGTACGAGGTGCGCTATGTCATGGCGGCCCCGGGTCTCGACGGCGACAAGGTCATCGCCCGCAAAGCGCTGAAGGTGGAGTGA
- a CDS encoding cyclic nucleotide-gated ion channel, whose protein sequence is MPRESSHPVRHRLYEILERSSVGDPLIHAVHAVLVGLIVVNVTAVVLESEPTIQESYRGLFLAIEIVSGAVFTVEYAARLWCAPEHAPWRHLKPWRARVTWALHPQSIVDLLAILPFYLAYWDVGGLRTLLLLRLFRFFKLARYSPGLTSLAGAIASERRALVACGIILLGTILLAASVMNLVEREAQPDAFGTIPRAMYWAVVTLTTVGYGDVVPVTPLGRVIAGITAVAGLVMLALPVGIIASAFSREIHRRDFIITWSMAARVPLFSGLSTGEIGRVMQYLRSQTCAPGDIIVRKGEKAHSMYLLASGEVEIMLPGDVVRLGPGDFFGEMAVLKRRRRSATVRAATPCRLLVLDAEDFHLLLETNPSMRRHVEEVVRTREDRRSV, encoded by the coding sequence GTGCCCCGGGAAAGCTCTCATCCGGTCCGGCACCGCCTCTACGAAATCCTCGAGCGCAGCAGCGTCGGCGATCCGCTCATCCACGCGGTCCATGCCGTTCTGGTTGGGCTCATCGTGGTCAACGTGACGGCGGTGGTGCTCGAAAGCGAGCCCACCATCCAGGAATCCTATCGGGGACTGTTTCTCGCTATCGAGATCGTCAGCGGCGCCGTCTTTACGGTGGAATATGCCGCGCGCCTGTGGTGCGCGCCGGAACATGCGCCGTGGCGCCATCTCAAGCCGTGGCGGGCTCGCGTCACATGGGCGCTGCATCCGCAATCCATCGTCGATCTCCTCGCCATCCTTCCCTTCTATCTCGCCTATTGGGATGTCGGCGGATTGCGCACGCTTCTGCTCCTCAGGCTTTTCCGCTTCTTCAAGCTCGCTCGCTACTCGCCCGGCCTGACGAGCCTCGCGGGGGCGATCGCCTCCGAGCGCCGGGCGCTCGTCGCCTGCGGCATCATCCTCCTCGGCACCATTCTCCTCGCCGCATCCGTGATGAACCTCGTCGAGCGCGAGGCGCAGCCCGATGCGTTCGGAACCATCCCGAGGGCCATGTACTGGGCGGTCGTGACGCTGACCACCGTGGGCTACGGGGACGTGGTTCCCGTGACGCCGCTGGGACGCGTCATCGCCGGGATCACGGCGGTTGCGGGGCTCGTCATGCTGGCTTTGCCCGTGGGCATCATCGCCAGTGCCTTCTCGCGGGAGATCCATCGGCGCGACTTCATCATCACCTGGAGCATGGCGGCGCGCGTGCCGCTCTTCTCGGGGCTCAGCACCGGAGAGATCGGCCGGGTGATGCAGTATCTGCGGTCGCAGACCTGCGCGCCCGGGGACATCATCGTGCGCAAGGGCGAGAAGGCGCATTCCATGTATTTGCTGGCCTCCGGCGAGGTGGAGATCATGCTCCCCGGCGACGTCGTGCGGCTGGGCCCCGGAGATTTCTTCGGCGAGATGGCGGTGCTGAAGCGGCGGCGCCGCAGCGCCACGGTCAGGGCCGCGACGCCGTGCCGGCTGCTCGTGCTCGATGCCGAGGACTTCCATCTCCTCCTGGAAACCAACCCCTCCATGAGGCGGCATGTCGAGGAGGTGGTCCGCACGAGGGAAGACAGACGGAGCGTATAG
- the alaS gene encoding alanine--tRNA ligase yields the protein MSGVNEIRSTFLDYFAKNGHEVVASSPLVPRNDPTLMFTNAGMVQFKNVFTGVEKRPYSRATTSQKCVRAGGKHNDLDNVGYTARHHTFFEMLGNFSFGDYFKEQAIELAWNLITREFDLPKDKLLVTVYHTDDEAANLWKKIAGFSDSKIIRIPTSDNFWQMGDTGPCGPCSEIFIDQGESLWGGPPGSPEEDGDRFLEFWNLVFMQYEQIEPGNRIGLPKPSIDTGMGLERISAILQGVHSNYDTDLFRALIEAVAHATGVAPEGERKASHRVIADHLRASSFLVADGVLPSNEGRGYVLRRIMRRAMRHAQLLGARDPLMYRLVPTLVREMGQAYPELVRAEALITETLKLEESRFRKTLERGLSILDEETRDLTKGQNLKGETAFTLYDTYGFPLDLTQDALKPRGIGVDTDAFNAAMERQREKARAAWSGSGEAATETVWFGIKERVGATEFLGYDTETAEGLVLALLKDGQEVKELKAGETGLAVLNQTPFYGESGGQVGDTGIMQGEGARARVTGTEKKLGDLFVHHVLVEHGTLKLSQSVELTVDHERRSAIRANHSATHLLHEALRQVLGDHVAQKGSLVAPDRLRFDFSHPKPIGDEELVEIETIANRVLLQNEPVVTKLMGVEEAIESGARALFGEKYGDEVRVVSMGTGDGNRAFSVELCGGTHVNRTGDIGFVTIVSEGAVAAGVRRVEAMTGNAARRYLEGESRRLREIAGLLKTPVDEAADRLAALLEDKRKLERELTEARRKLAMGGGGGEGEPVRDVGGIKLMARAVSGVEMKDLKSLADEGKKRLGSGVVAIVGVAEDGKAGIVVGVTEDLTAKVDAVSLVRAGAEKLGGKGGGGRRDMAQAGGPDGAQAEAALAAIEAALSTAA from the coding sequence ATGAGCGGCGTCAACGAAATCCGGTCGACCTTCCTCGATTACTTCGCCAAGAACGGCCACGAGGTCGTGGCCTCGAGCCCGCTCGTGCCCCGCAACGACCCGACGCTGATGTTCACCAATGCCGGGATGGTGCAGTTCAAGAATGTCTTCACGGGCGTCGAGAAGCGGCCCTACAGCCGCGCCACCACGTCCCAGAAATGCGTGCGCGCGGGCGGCAAGCACAACGATCTCGACAATGTGGGCTACACGGCGCGCCACCACACCTTCTTCGAGATGCTGGGCAATTTCTCCTTCGGGGATTACTTCAAGGAGCAGGCGATCGAGCTCGCCTGGAACCTGATCACCCGGGAATTCGACCTGCCCAAGGACAAGCTCCTCGTCACCGTCTACCACACGGACGACGAGGCCGCGAACCTGTGGAAGAAGATCGCGGGCTTCTCGGATTCCAAGATCATCCGCATCCCGACCTCGGACAATTTCTGGCAGATGGGCGATACCGGCCCCTGCGGCCCCTGCTCGGAGATCTTCATCGACCAGGGCGAGAGCCTCTGGGGCGGCCCGCCCGGCAGCCCGGAGGAGGACGGCGACCGGTTCCTGGAGTTCTGGAACCTCGTCTTCATGCAATACGAGCAGATCGAGCCCGGCAACCGGATCGGCCTGCCCAAGCCCTCCATCGACACCGGCATGGGGCTGGAGCGCATCTCGGCGATCCTCCAGGGCGTTCACTCCAACTACGACACGGACCTGTTCCGCGCCCTCATCGAGGCCGTGGCGCACGCAACCGGCGTGGCGCCGGAGGGCGAGCGCAAGGCCTCGCACCGGGTGATCGCCGATCACCTGCGCGCCTCCTCGTTCCTGGTGGCGGACGGCGTGTTGCCGTCCAATGAGGGCCGCGGCTACGTGCTCCGTCGCATCATGCGCCGCGCCATGCGCCATGCGCAGCTCCTCGGCGCGCGCGATCCGCTCATGTACCGCCTCGTGCCGACCCTTGTGCGCGAGATGGGGCAGGCCTATCCGGAGCTGGTGCGGGCCGAGGCGCTCATCACCGAGACCCTGAAGCTCGAGGAGAGCCGCTTCCGCAAGACCCTGGAGCGTGGCCTCTCGATCCTCGACGAGGAGACCCGCGATCTTACGAAGGGCCAGAACCTCAAGGGCGAGACGGCCTTCACGCTCTACGACACCTACGGCTTCCCGCTCGACCTGACTCAGGATGCGCTCAAGCCGCGCGGCATCGGAGTCGATACGGATGCCTTCAACGCCGCCATGGAGCGCCAGCGCGAGAAGGCGCGCGCGGCCTGGTCGGGCTCGGGCGAGGCTGCGACCGAGACCGTGTGGTTCGGCATCAAGGAGCGCGTCGGCGCCACCGAATTCCTCGGCTACGATACCGAGACCGCGGAGGGCCTCGTCCTCGCGCTGCTGAAGGACGGCCAGGAGGTGAAGGAGCTCAAGGCCGGCGAGACCGGCCTCGCGGTGCTCAACCAGACCCCATTCTACGGCGAGTCCGGCGGCCAGGTCGGCGACACCGGCATCATGCAGGGCGAGGGGGCGCGGGCGCGCGTCACCGGCACCGAGAAGAAGCTCGGCGACCTCTTCGTGCATCACGTTCTCGTCGAGCATGGGACGCTGAAGCTCAGCCAATCCGTCGAGCTGACGGTCGATCACGAGCGGCGCTCTGCCATCCGGGCCAACCATTCGGCCACCCACCTCCTGCACGAGGCCCTGCGGCAGGTGCTCGGCGACCATGTGGCCCAGAAGGGCTCGCTCGTCGCTCCGGATCGCCTGCGCTTCGACTTCAGCCATCCCAAGCCCATCGGCGACGAGGAGCTGGTGGAGATCGAGACCATCGCCAACCGGGTGCTGCTGCAGAACGAACCGGTCGTCACCAAGCTCATGGGCGTCGAGGAGGCCATCGAATCCGGCGCCCGCGCGCTCTTCGGCGAGAAATACGGCGACGAGGTGCGCGTGGTCTCCATGGGCACGGGCGATGGAAACCGGGCCTTCTCGGTGGAGCTGTGCGGCGGCACCCATGTGAACCGCACGGGCGATATCGGCTTCGTCACCATCGTGTCCGAAGGCGCGGTGGCGGCGGGCGTGCGCCGCGTCGAGGCCATGACCGGCAATGCGGCGCGGCGCTATCTGGAGGGCGAGAGCCGCAGGCTCCGGGAGATCGCGGGCTTGCTCAAGACCCCCGTGGACGAGGCGGCAGACCGCCTCGCGGCGCTCCTGGAAGACAAGCGCAAGCTCGAACGCGAGCTGACCGAGGCCCGCCGCAAGCTCGCCATGGGCGGTGGCGGCGGCGAGGGCGAGCCGGTGCGCGATGTCGGCGGCATCAAGCTCATGGCCCGGGCCGTCTCCGGCGTCGAGATGAAGGATCTCAAGAGCCTCGCGGATGAGGGCAAGAAGCGCCTCGGCTCCGGCGTCGTCGCCATCGTGGGCGTCGCCGAGGACGGCAAGGCCGGCATCGTCGTGGGCGTCACCGAGGACCTGACCGCAAAGGTCGATGCGGTTAGCCTCGTGCGCGCCGGCGCCGAGAAGCTGGGCGGCAAGGGCGGCGGCGGACGGCGCGACATGGCGCAGGCCGGCGGGCCCGATGGGGCGCAGGCCGAAGCCGCGCTCGCGGCCATCGAGGCGGCTTTGTCAACAGCCGCCTAG
- the recA gene encoding recombinase RecA, whose translation MSQSSLRLVESSSMDKDKSKALDAALSQIERAFGKGSIMRLGKGQQPVEIETISTGSLGLDIALGVGGLPRGRIIEIYGPESSGKTTLALHTIAEAQKKGGVCAFVDAEHALDPVYARKLGVNLDDLLISQPDTGEQALEIADTLVRSGAVDVLVIDSVAALTPKAELDGEMGEVQPGLQARLMSQALRKLTGSISRSNTMVIFINQIRMKIGVMYGSPETTTGGNALKFYASVRLDIRRVSTLKDRDDPIGNSVRVKVVKNKVAPPFKQVEFDIMFGEGVSKVGELIDLGVKAGIVEKSGAWFSYDSQRLGQGRENAKQFLRDNPEVAGKIEALIRQNAGLLADRILEQATPTAEDLDEGAA comes from the coding sequence ATGTCGCAGTCTTCTCTGAGACTGGTGGAAAGCTCATCAATGGATAAAGACAAGTCGAAAGCTCTCGACGCGGCGCTCTCCCAGATCGAACGCGCCTTCGGCAAGGGTTCGATCATGCGGCTCGGCAAGGGCCAGCAGCCGGTGGAGATCGAGACGATCTCGACCGGGTCCCTCGGCCTGGATATCGCGCTCGGGGTCGGCGGCCTGCCGCGGGGACGCATCATCGAAATTTACGGGCCGGAATCGTCGGGTAAGACGACGCTCGCCCTGCACACCATCGCCGAAGCCCAGAAGAAGGGCGGCGTCTGCGCCTTCGTGGATGCCGAGCATGCCCTGGATCCGGTCTATGCCCGCAAGCTCGGGGTCAATCTGGACGACCTGCTGATCTCCCAGCCCGACACGGGCGAGCAGGCCCTGGAGATTGCCGACACGCTCGTGCGCTCCGGCGCCGTGGACGTGCTGGTCATCGACTCGGTGGCGGCGCTCACCCCGAAGGCCGAGCTCGACGGCGAGATGGGCGAGGTCCAGCCGGGCCTCCAGGCCCGTCTCATGAGCCAGGCCCTGCGCAAGCTCACCGGTTCGATCTCGCGCTCGAACACGATGGTGATCTTCATCAACCAGATCCGCATGAAGATCGGCGTCATGTACGGCTCGCCTGAGACGACGACGGGCGGCAATGCGCTCAAGTTCTATGCCTCCGTGCGCCTCGACATTCGCCGTGTCTCGACCCTCAAGGACCGGGACGATCCGATCGGCAACTCGGTGCGCGTGAAGGTCGTCAAGAACAAGGTCGCGCCGCCCTTCAAGCAGGTCGAGTTCGACATCATGTTCGGCGAGGGCGTCTCCAAGGTGGGCGAGCTGATCGATCTCGGCGTCAAGGCCGGAATCGTCGAGAAGTCCGGCGCCTGGTTCTCCTATGACAGCCAGCGCCTCGGCCAGGGCCGCGAGAACGCCAAGCAGTTCCTGCGCGACAATCCGGAGGTCGCCGGCAAGATCGAGGCGCTCATCCGCCAGAATGCCGGCCTCCTGGCCGACCGCATCCTGGAGCAGGCGACCCCGACGGCCGAGGACCTGGACGAGGGCGCTGCGTAA
- a CDS encoding helix-turn-helix transcriptional regulator gives MVELQTPQLDTVFHALGDATRRRMLRDLAGGERTVGQLAEPFAISLAAASKHIKVLESAGLIRREIRGRTHLCRLDPGPLASAHAWLSAYERFWTERLDVLERLLREEDARKDPTPKGDDS, from the coding sequence ATGGTTGAATTACAGACACCCCAGCTAGATACCGTCTTCCACGCCCTCGGCGACGCCACACGCCGGCGGATGCTCCGTGATCTTGCGGGCGGTGAGCGGACGGTCGGGCAGCTTGCCGAACCCTTCGCGATCTCGCTCGCGGCCGCCTCGAAGCACATCAAGGTGCTGGAGAGCGCGGGGCTGATCCGCCGCGAGATCCGGGGCCGCACTCACCTGTGCCGCCTCGATCCAGGACCGCTCGCCAGCGCCCATGCGTGGCTGAGCGCCTATGAACGCTTCTGGACCGAACGTCTGGACGTGCTCGAACGACTCCTCCGCGAGGAGGACGCCCGCAAAGACCCTACCCCCAAAGGAGACGATTCATGA
- a CDS encoding SRPBCC family protein produces the protein MTDLAPLDTYGVLTEPATLTIQRLLPGPIERIWSYLTQSDLRRRWLAAGEMEMSVGAPFEFVWRNDELSDPPGQRPPGFPEEHRMQARITELDPPRKLAITWGTTGGVSFELEPQGNEVLLTIIHRRVPDRSVLLNVSAGWHMHLDLLAAAVKGEKPTRPFWEGWSRLKAEYDRRLPA, from the coding sequence ATGACCGACCTCGCGCCACTGGACACCTACGGAGTGCTCACCGAGCCCGCCACTCTGACGATCCAGCGCCTTCTGCCCGGCCCCATCGAGCGGATCTGGTCCTACCTTACGCAGAGTGACCTGCGCCGCCGGTGGCTGGCGGCGGGCGAGATGGAGATGTCGGTCGGAGCGCCCTTCGAATTCGTCTGGCGCAACGACGAACTCAGCGACCCGCCCGGCCAGCGGCCACCGGGCTTTCCTGAAGAACACCGCATGCAGGCCCGGATCACCGAGCTCGATCCGCCCCGTAAGCTCGCCATCACCTGGGGAACCACCGGCGGAGTTTCCTTCGAGCTGGAGCCTCAGGGCAACGAGGTACTGCTCACCATCATCCACCGCCGCGTGCCCGACCGCTCGGTTCTCCTCAACGTGAGTGCGGGCTGGCACATGCATCTCGACCTGCTGGCTGCCGCCGTGAAAGGCGAGAAGCCGACGAGGCCATTCTGGGAGGGCTGGAGCCGCCTGAAGGCGGAATACGACCGGCGCCTGC